The following are from one region of the Hemitrygon akajei chromosome 6, sHemAka1.3, whole genome shotgun sequence genome:
- the LOC140729756 gene encoding phosphatidylinositol N-acetylglucosaminyltransferase subunit Y-like isoform X2 — protein MMPLHLSTLTVLIPLMSLAGLLYSAAFDEEFPQGCTSAASVCFYSLLLPITIPVYVFFHLWNWMGIKLFRHN, from the coding sequence ATGATGCCATTGCACCTGTCCACACTGACTGTACTCATTCCCTTGATGTCTCTTGCGGGGTTGTTGTATTCTGCAGCATTTGACGAGGAGTTTCCGCAAGGTTGTACCAGTGCAGCCAGTGTCTGCTTCTATAGCCTGTTACTCCCCATCACCATTCCCGTCTATGTGTTCTTCCACCTCTGGAATTGGATGGGGATTAAGCTCTTCAGACACAACTAA
- the LOC140729756 gene encoding protein preY, mitochondrial-like isoform X1 — protein sequence MLRVAAAARIGVGIVRGVRGLGTSPGEGEGAKPQPRIDPELLAYLVCPLSRKRLRYEETTNQLINDELGIVYPIIDGIPNMIPQEAILIPKSEDGSKVEGSSQQ from the exons ATGCTGCGGGTGGCGGCGGCGGCTCGGATCGGGGTCGGGATTGTGCGGGGAGTTCGCGGGCTGGGCACCAGCccaggggagggagaaggggcgAAGCCCCAACCCCGCATCGACCCCGAACTGCTCGCCTACCTCGTCTGCCCGCTGTCCCGGAAGCGCCTGAG GTATGAGGAGACCACCAATCAGCTGATCAATGATGAGCTCGGGATAGTCTATCCGATCATTGACGGCATTCCCAACATGATCCCACAGGAGGCCATATTAATTCCGAAAAGTGAAGACGGCAGCAAGGTTGAAGGAAGTTCCCAGCAGTGA